Proteins co-encoded in one Opitutus terrae PB90-1 genomic window:
- a CDS encoding O-antigen ligase family protein, which yields MIEPSRATSPSPALAESRQPLRPLEIAVVVHVAVLAIFSAWAFGGNAYWSRLATAGLGSLGFLFTAAALLSSATRTGSRALVLRCLWPCVLLNGLVLASCLNPSFRAIVDGADVYYVQGTPAANLPSTARPDLSLQALWFFDAAYLSCFNLMLVVRQRRVLRWLLLALVANAVLLAAFGTMQKLLGATAPFFAPGKFRQPFFFASFLYHNHWGAYALLMITASIALVFHYARNARARDFWHTPGFSGLIAIGLLAMAIPLSGSRSATLLLGVLLLAALGQWCIRVFLNRARRPRGLRATAVVSLVLLAGTATLGYAFARPVITARMQTTYRQLDRVRATPSAATRVRLYRDTWHMVQQRPWFGWGLASYPTAFFLFNSQRFPHPITHPEAQVNFRDAHSDWLQSLAELGIIGTTLVALCAIVPLWTARRSLGASWLSGGLWTGISIVLLYAAVEFPFGNAAVIVAFWLCFFCAVHYPRVESAAAAPQPA from the coding sequence ATGATCGAACCCTCCCGCGCAACCTCTCCGTCGCCCGCTCTCGCTGAGAGCAGGCAACCGCTCCGTCCGCTGGAGATTGCGGTGGTGGTCCACGTGGCCGTGCTGGCGATCTTCAGCGCGTGGGCGTTTGGTGGAAATGCATACTGGAGCCGACTGGCCACGGCCGGGCTCGGCTCGCTCGGTTTCCTTTTTACCGCCGCCGCGTTGCTCTCATCGGCCACCAGAACCGGTTCGCGTGCGCTGGTGCTCCGGTGCCTGTGGCCCTGCGTTTTACTCAACGGTCTGGTGCTCGCCAGCTGCCTGAATCCCAGCTTCCGCGCGATCGTGGATGGCGCGGATGTCTACTACGTGCAGGGAACGCCTGCGGCCAATCTTCCGAGTACGGCGCGACCCGATCTGTCCCTCCAAGCGCTGTGGTTTTTCGACGCGGCCTATTTGTCGTGCTTCAACCTCATGCTAGTGGTGCGCCAGCGTCGCGTTCTCCGCTGGCTCCTGCTCGCGCTCGTCGCCAATGCAGTCCTGCTCGCGGCGTTTGGCACGATGCAAAAACTCCTCGGAGCAACCGCCCCCTTCTTCGCCCCCGGCAAGTTCCGTCAGCCTTTCTTCTTCGCCTCCTTCTTGTACCACAACCATTGGGGGGCTTACGCGCTGTTGATGATCACGGCGAGCATCGCGCTGGTGTTTCACTATGCCCGCAATGCCCGCGCCCGCGATTTCTGGCACACGCCCGGCTTCAGCGGCTTGATCGCGATCGGGCTGCTCGCCATGGCGATCCCCCTCAGTGGTTCACGGTCCGCCACCCTCTTGCTCGGCGTGCTGCTTCTGGCCGCGCTCGGCCAATGGTGCATTCGCGTCTTCCTCAACCGCGCCCGCCGGCCTCGCGGGCTGCGAGCGACCGCCGTCGTCTCGCTCGTGCTGCTCGCCGGCACCGCCACCTTGGGCTACGCCTTTGCGCGCCCCGTCATCACCGCCCGGATGCAAACGACCTATCGACAACTCGACCGCGTCCGCGCCACCCCATCCGCCGCCACGCGCGTACGCCTGTATCGGGATACCTGGCACATGGTGCAGCAACGGCCCTGGTTCGGCTGGGGCCTGGCCTCTTACCCGACCGCGTTTTTTCTTTTTAACTCCCAACGCTTCCCTCACCCGATCACTCATCCGGAGGCACAGGTGAACTTCCGCGACGCCCACTCCGACTGGCTGCAGTCGCTCGCTGAGCTCGGCATCATTGGCACGACCCTCGTTGCGCTGTGCGCGATCGTCCCGCTGTGGACCGCCCGGCGCAGCCTCGGTGCCAGTTGGCTGAGCGGCGGGCTCTGGACCGGCATCAGCATCGTGCTGCTCTACGCGGCGGTCGAGTTTCCCTTCGGCAATGCCGCCGTGATCGTCGCGTTCTGGCTGTGCTTCTTCTGCGCCGTGCATTACCCTCGCGTCGAATCCGCTGCCGCAGCGCCCCAGCCTGCCTAG
- a CDS encoding glycosyltransferase, with product MMRVCQIVPSLEEHHGGPSKSVLALAQALARAGAAVDLLAAHATERQVRDFERLRIRIHPRTWPRRLCCSAGLRAELAAQRYDIVHSHALWLRPLHYAHQHADATGAPFVISPRGMMSPWAWGFHRGRKLFARRFVHPGAFEAAAGWHATSQEEAEAIQALGFRQPICVAPNGVEPPEPAEHAAARAAWHRWCPESAERPTALFYSRFHCKKRVLELIDLWLERAPRDWLLLMVGVPEEYTPAQLETYVLRAGGGGQVRVHDGVGRPAPYPVASLFLLPSHSENFGLVIAEAMASGVPVLVTDTTPWTEVNSRGVGWCVPWQSYGEVLSAALRESPTALAARGAAARTWVTEQFSWASSARKLAAFYRELLAERARPPTPDGTG from the coding sequence ATGATGCGCGTTTGCCAGATTGTTCCCAGCCTCGAGGAGCACCACGGCGGCCCGAGCAAATCGGTGCTGGCGCTGGCCCAGGCGCTAGCCCGCGCCGGCGCGGCCGTCGATCTGCTCGCTGCCCACGCCACCGAGCGACAGGTGCGCGACTTCGAGAGATTGCGTATCCGGATACACCCCCGCACGTGGCCGCGACGCTTGTGCTGCTCGGCGGGGCTGCGGGCAGAACTGGCTGCGCAACGATACGACATCGTACACAGCCACGCGCTTTGGCTGCGTCCGCTTCACTACGCCCACCAGCATGCGGACGCGACCGGTGCTCCGTTCGTCATCTCGCCGCGCGGAATGATGAGTCCTTGGGCATGGGGTTTTCACCGCGGGCGCAAGCTATTCGCGCGCCGCTTCGTCCATCCCGGCGCGTTCGAGGCCGCCGCGGGCTGGCACGCCACCAGCCAGGAAGAGGCGGAAGCGATTCAAGCGCTCGGTTTCCGGCAGCCGATCTGCGTTGCTCCGAATGGCGTTGAGCCACCTGAGCCTGCCGAACACGCGGCGGCACGAGCGGCGTGGCATCGTTGGTGTCCCGAATCCGCCGAGCGGCCGACCGCGCTCTTTTACTCGCGCTTTCACTGCAAGAAACGCGTGCTGGAGTTGATCGATCTCTGGCTGGAACGTGCGCCGCGGGACTGGCTTCTGCTCATGGTCGGAGTGCCGGAAGAATACACGCCTGCGCAGCTCGAAACCTACGTGCTGCGCGCGGGCGGAGGTGGTCAGGTGCGGGTTCACGACGGCGTGGGTCGGCCGGCGCCGTATCCCGTTGCCTCGTTGTTCCTGCTGCCGTCGCACAGCGAGAACTTTGGTCTCGTGATCGCGGAGGCGATGGCCAGCGGCGTTCCCGTGCTGGTCACCGACACGACGCCCTGGACGGAGGTGAACTCGCGCGGTGTGGGCTGGTGCGTGCCGTGGCAAAGCTATGGTGAGGTGCTGAGCGCCGCGCTGCGCGAGTCACCCACGGCGCTCGCGGCGCGGGGCGCCGCCGCGCGGACCTGGGTCACGGAGCAATTCTCCTGGGCGAGTTCAGCCCGAAAGCTCGCCGCTTTTTACCGCGAACTCCTCGCGGAGCGAGCACGCCCACCGACGCCCGACGGAACCGGATGA
- a CDS encoding glycosyltransferase family 4 protein: MSRLAIVISHPTQYYSPWFRWLAGAGWTLRVFYLWDFGVTRQHDPGFQAQLQWDLDLLSGYEHEFVPNTARHPGTARFFGLRNPSLSARLRAWRPDAVLVYGYGWWSQARLALTWRGSPLILRGDSTLLGRETPPPHRRRPQQWLTRLLLKRYQAFASVGIAHTRFLVAHGVARERIFLVPHCVDNDRWAAGAASAKEAGLAFRASLGIPASDRVVLFAGKFGAKKRPDLLIEAFQTAALAQTSLLMIGDGPLRTDLQARNRNANVFWAPFQNQLEMPHAFAAADLLVLPSHGPGETWGLIVNEAMASGLPCLVSTHVGCREDLISEDVTGWSFPAGDSAALAARLQHALSALETRRNELRAAIAQRIANYSYAAAAAGLRAAVAAAN, translated from the coding sequence ATGTCACGCCTCGCCATCGTTATCTCGCATCCGACGCAATATTACAGCCCGTGGTTTCGGTGGCTGGCGGGCGCAGGATGGACGTTGCGGGTGTTTTACCTCTGGGATTTTGGCGTCACTCGACAACATGACCCCGGGTTTCAGGCCCAGCTGCAATGGGACCTCGATCTCCTCTCCGGCTACGAGCACGAGTTTGTGCCGAATACCGCACGCCATCCCGGCACGGCGCGCTTTTTCGGGCTGCGCAATCCGTCTTTGTCCGCGCGGTTGCGGGCCTGGCGGCCCGATGCGGTACTGGTCTACGGCTACGGCTGGTGGTCGCAGGCGCGGCTCGCCTTAACTTGGCGCGGCAGCCCCTTGATCCTGCGCGGCGATTCGACGTTGCTCGGACGCGAGACGCCCCCCCCGCATCGGCGCCGGCCGCAGCAGTGGCTCACGCGCCTGCTCCTCAAACGCTATCAGGCCTTCGCCTCCGTCGGGATTGCCCACACTCGGTTTCTCGTCGCGCATGGGGTTGCGCGCGAGCGGATCTTTCTCGTGCCGCATTGCGTCGACAACGACCGCTGGGCCGCGGGCGCGGCCAGCGCGAAGGAGGCAGGATTGGCCTTTCGAGCCTCGTTGGGCATTCCCGCCAGCGATCGGGTCGTCCTCTTCGCTGGCAAGTTCGGCGCCAAGAAGCGGCCCGACCTCCTGATCGAGGCATTTCAAACCGCAGCCCTCGCCCAAACCTCCCTGCTCATGATCGGCGATGGGCCGTTGCGGACGGACCTCCAGGCGCGCAACCGCAACGCCAACGTATTCTGGGCACCGTTTCAAAATCAGCTCGAGATGCCCCACGCGTTCGCCGCCGCCGACCTACTCGTGCTGCCCAGCCATGGGCCGGGTGAAACGTGGGGCCTGATCGTCAACGAAGCCATGGCTTCGGGTTTGCCGTGTCTCGTCAGCACTCACGTGGGCTGTCGCGAGGACCTCATCAGCGAAGACGTCACTGGCTGGAGTTTCCCGGCGGGCGATTCCGCCGCCTTGGCGGCTCGGCTGCAGCACGCGCTGTCGGCCCTGGAAACGCGGCGCAACGAACTGCGCGCAGCCATCGCACAGCGGATCGCCAATTACAGCTACGCCGCGGCGGCGGCAGGCCTGCGCGCTGCGGTTGCGGCGGCGAACTGA
- a CDS encoding acyltransferase family protein, with translation MKSRIDTLDGLRGIAILLVLAGHTVANLQPLGWLETPWIRALANPGGGVRLFFVLSGYLITHLLLQEQAATGSIGLLQFYRRRALRIWPAFYAYLLTLVLLALWFPTGLNVGTFTAAATFTWNYASFWAVPPPEGTWNLGHLWTLALEQQFYLLWPLALIVFPRRALWIAVALVIWCPLARVGTYYLFPAQRGLLAMMFHTGIDSLMAGCAAALLLQSAAWRERLLRCGRLAGSAALWLLVLSPLAALHVRGFGVSAGFTLDAAAAALLIAWMHRAPPAWAQALLGRGPLRMLGLISYSLYLWQQLFLSPDGWLAQGRLLAPLLAALAAAVLSYRLVEKPLLGLKDRRHRSPPLPGLPAKTA, from the coding sequence GTGAAATCCCGGATTGATACCCTCGACGGCCTTCGCGGCATCGCGATTCTGCTCGTCCTCGCCGGGCACACCGTCGCCAACCTGCAGCCGCTCGGCTGGCTCGAGACGCCGTGGATTCGCGCCCTGGCGAACCCCGGTGGCGGCGTTCGGCTGTTCTTCGTGCTAAGCGGATATTTGATCACTCACCTCCTTCTGCAGGAGCAGGCCGCGACGGGGAGCATCGGGTTGCTTCAATTCTATCGCCGCCGGGCGCTCCGCATCTGGCCGGCGTTCTACGCTTATCTGCTGACGCTGGTCCTGCTCGCGTTGTGGTTTCCCACGGGCCTCAATGTTGGCACGTTCACGGCCGCGGCGACCTTCACGTGGAACTACGCGTCGTTCTGGGCCGTGCCTCCGCCAGAAGGCACCTGGAACCTCGGCCACCTGTGGACGCTCGCGCTGGAGCAGCAGTTTTACCTGCTTTGGCCGCTGGCGCTGATCGTGTTTCCGCGGCGCGCACTCTGGATTGCGGTCGCGCTCGTCATCTGGTGTCCGCTGGCTCGGGTCGGCACCTACTACCTTTTCCCCGCGCAACGCGGACTGCTGGCCATGATGTTTCACACTGGCATCGACAGCTTGATGGCCGGCTGCGCGGCCGCACTGCTCCTGCAATCCGCCGCTTGGCGAGAGCGATTGTTACGATGTGGACGGCTGGCCGGCAGCGCCGCGCTCTGGTTGCTCGTGCTTTCTCCGCTGGCCGCTCTGCATGTGCGGGGCTTCGGTGTTTCCGCCGGCTTCACACTGGATGCGGCCGCGGCCGCGCTGTTGATCGCCTGGATGCATCGTGCACCTCCCGCGTGGGCCCAAGCACTGCTCGGCCGCGGGCCGCTCCGGATGCTGGGGCTGATTTCCTACAGCCTCTATCTCTGGCAACAGCTGTTTCTCTCCCCTGACGGTTGGCTCGCGCAAGGCCGGCTCCTCGCACCTCTTCTCGCGGCGTTGGCCGCCGCCGTTCTCTCCTACCGATTGGTGGAAAAACCGCTCTTGGGCCTGAAGGACCGCCGCCATCGCTCTCCTCCGCTACCAGGGTTGCCCGCCAAAACCGCATGA
- a CDS encoding sialate O-acetylesterase has protein sequence MVAVGQSNAANYAATRASGGAGVYALQRGQLFHASDPLPGADGERGSIWTRLGAQLAASQQFDAIVLAVAARGSSFARDWAPGGRTFPLLEATLTDLQRTGLAPDFILWHQGESEGLNATASGADYLAAVQAVQSHCQQMFPNSIFVVAQATLYYDAPRNEQIRLAQRTAGALPRAAVGPDLDQLDGDNRSDGVHFSARGATAAAELWFATLRPLIERRREAQVLPSHP, from the coding sequence GTGGTCGCCGTCGGCCAGTCCAATGCGGCCAATTACGCGGCCACCCGCGCATCCGGTGGCGCCGGCGTCTACGCCCTTCAACGCGGGCAACTTTTCCACGCGAGCGATCCACTGCCCGGCGCTGACGGTGAACGCGGATCCATCTGGACCCGCCTCGGCGCCCAGCTCGCAGCATCACAGCAATTCGACGCCATTGTCCTTGCCGTCGCCGCCCGCGGATCGAGCTTCGCGCGTGACTGGGCGCCCGGCGGCCGAACTTTTCCCCTGCTCGAGGCCACGTTGACCGATCTGCAACGTACCGGCTTGGCGCCTGATTTCATCCTCTGGCACCAAGGCGAATCTGAAGGTTTGAACGCCACCGCGTCAGGTGCGGACTACCTCGCCGCGGTACAGGCGGTGCAATCCCACTGCCAACAGATGTTCCCCAACAGCATCTTCGTGGTCGCCCAGGCGACGCTGTATTACGACGCACCGCGCAACGAACAGATCCGTCTCGCTCAGCGCACAGCGGGCGCGTTGCCTCGTGCCGCCGTCGGTCCCGATCTCGATCAGTTGGACGGTGACAACCGATCGGACGGCGTGCATTTCAGCGCCCGCGGCGCCACCGCTGCCGCCGAGTTGTGGTTCGCCACCTTGCGTCCCTTGATTGAGCGCCGGCGCGAGGCGCAGGTCCTTCCTTCTCATCCGTGA
- a CDS encoding glycosyltransferase family 4 protein: MEHATNLPFGLLPGHSAAAGFEKPADDPRCVWRAPRARTVPMAVFAADELTSHKVKKVLVVSPHFPPINAPDMQRVRMALPHLRSLGWEPTVLALDPASIEGGVREPLLETTYPANVRIVRARGISPALTRRFGFGGLWLRCGRALRVAGESLLRGERFDLAFFSTTQFDAFALGPRWQRKFGVRYVFDYQDPWINPYYARTRTRPPGGKLKFAFAQFRARRHEPGTLRDASGIVAVSDAYGPMLAQRYPWFDATRVVFLPFGAADGDLQIARQHTPTSLLVPRADGLIHHVYAGRGGSDLAPAVTMLLQGFKRYLNSDPAAAGRLRLHFIGTSYAPGAAAAESIMPIARALGVDAFVQEHPTRVPYFDALSYLINADAILALGSQDATYSASKIFPYLLARRPLLILFHHCSAVHSIAESAGAGLRIAFGHDTDVEQTAAHIFERWFKDGAWRRVPVAAPAQLEPFTAEAMTAKLGVVFDNAVGSVRRGAV; the protein is encoded by the coding sequence ATGGAGCACGCGACGAACTTACCGTTTGGGCTATTACCTGGACATTCTGCTGCGGCCGGGTTCGAAAAACCGGCGGATGATCCGCGATGCGTATGGCGTGCACCTCGTGCGCGCACCGTACCCATGGCTGTTTTCGCGGCTGATGAGCTGACTTCGCACAAGGTGAAAAAGGTTCTTGTCGTCAGTCCGCATTTTCCGCCCATCAACGCGCCAGACATGCAGCGGGTGCGCATGGCCCTGCCGCACCTTCGCTCGCTCGGCTGGGAGCCCACCGTGCTGGCGCTGGACCCCGCATCGATCGAAGGAGGTGTACGCGAGCCCCTGCTCGAGACCACCTACCCGGCGAATGTGCGAATCGTCCGCGCACGCGGGATTTCGCCGGCCCTGACACGGCGGTTCGGTTTCGGCGGGCTCTGGCTTCGCTGCGGTCGGGCGCTGCGCGTTGCCGGAGAGAGCTTGCTTCGTGGCGAGCGGTTCGATCTCGCGTTCTTCAGCACCACACAGTTCGACGCGTTCGCGCTGGGGCCTCGGTGGCAGCGAAAATTCGGGGTGCGCTATGTCTTCGACTACCAGGATCCGTGGATCAACCCGTACTACGCTCGCACCCGAACCCGCCCGCCCGGGGGAAAGTTGAAATTTGCGTTTGCCCAATTCCGCGCGCGCCGACACGAGCCCGGCACGTTGCGTGATGCCTCCGGTATCGTGGCGGTCTCTGACGCTTACGGACCCATGCTGGCGCAGCGCTACCCGTGGTTCGATGCGACTCGCGTTGTGTTTCTGCCCTTCGGCGCGGCGGACGGGGACCTGCAAATCGCCCGCCAACACACTCCCACGAGCCTGCTCGTTCCACGGGCAGACGGTCTCATTCACCATGTTTATGCGGGCCGTGGTGGGTCGGACCTGGCGCCAGCCGTTACGATGCTTCTGCAGGGGTTTAAGCGCTACTTGAATTCGGATCCCGCGGCCGCCGGACGCCTGCGTCTCCATTTCATCGGCACGAGCTACGCGCCCGGGGCCGCTGCAGCCGAGTCAATCATGCCCATCGCGCGCGCGCTCGGCGTGGACGCATTCGTGCAGGAGCATCCCACCCGTGTGCCGTATTTCGACGCGCTTTCTTACTTGATCAATGCGGACGCCATTCTCGCCCTGGGCTCGCAGGACGCCACCTATAGCGCGTCAAAAATTTTCCCGTATCTTCTAGCCCGGCGCCCGCTTCTCATCCTTTTCCATCATTGCAGCGCGGTGCATTCGATCGCCGAATCGGCGGGCGCGGGCCTAAGGATCGCTTTCGGCCACGACACCGACGTCGAACAGACCGCCGCGCATATCTTCGAGCGGTGGTTCAAGGATGGCGCGTGGCGACGCGTCCCCGTCGCGGCGCCCGCCCAGCTGGAGCCCTTCACCGCCGAAGCGATGACCGCCAAACTCGGGGTTGTGTTCGATAACGCCGTGGGCTCCGTGCGCCGCGGCGCCGTCTAG
- a CDS encoding glycosyltransferase produces MRILLAADPILPVPPTGYGGIERIVDALIRELRTRGHAVGLIAKRGSTCTCEFMSAWPGESVAGKADTLRNALALSRAVRDFDPDVIHSFARLAYLTAVLPSRRPKIMSYQRHTSPAQVRPALRLARRGTLTFTACSEYICIQGRSPSVAWHAIHNFADITRIDFAPQVPADAPLLFLSRVESIKGPDLAIAIARRAGRRLWVAGNRPASGPEAAFFRDQVEPHLGRNGIEWIGEVDDRRKNELLGQCAALLVPIQWDEPFGIVFAEALAAGTPVLSCARGALPEIVQPGVTGLFLTNVDDGAAAVRRIPELDRTVCRRDAEQRFSPGGCVERYLKLYAECVANCTVR; encoded by the coding sequence ATGCGCATCCTCCTTGCCGCAGACCCCATCCTGCCCGTTCCGCCCACCGGCTACGGCGGCATCGAGCGGATTGTGGATGCACTCATCCGCGAACTGAGAACCCGCGGACACGCGGTCGGACTCATCGCCAAGCGCGGCTCGACCTGCACGTGCGAATTCATGAGTGCTTGGCCGGGCGAGTCCGTTGCGGGGAAGGCGGACACGCTTCGCAACGCGCTCGCACTCAGCCGGGCGGTTCGCGACTTCGATCCGGACGTGATCCACAGTTTCGCGCGGCTGGCGTATCTCACGGCGGTGCTGCCGAGTCGCCGCCCCAAGATCATGTCCTACCAACGTCACACGAGCCCGGCGCAGGTGCGGCCCGCACTGCGGCTCGCGCGACGAGGTACGCTGACGTTTACCGCGTGCAGCGAGTACATTTGCATACAGGGCCGATCGCCAAGCGTCGCGTGGCACGCCATCCACAATTTTGCTGATATCACCCGCATCGACTTTGCGCCGCAGGTGCCCGCCGACGCACCGCTCCTCTTCCTCAGCCGCGTTGAATCCATCAAGGGGCCTGATCTCGCCATCGCGATCGCCCGGCGTGCCGGCCGCCGGCTGTGGGTCGCCGGCAATCGGCCGGCCAGCGGCCCCGAGGCGGCGTTTTTTCGCGATCAGGTGGAACCACACCTCGGCCGGAACGGCATCGAGTGGATCGGCGAAGTCGACGATCGAAGGAAAAACGAACTGCTCGGCCAATGCGCTGCCCTGCTCGTGCCAATCCAATGGGATGAACCATTTGGGATCGTCTTCGCAGAGGCACTCGCCGCGGGGACGCCGGTGCTGTCGTGTGCTCGCGGCGCGTTGCCGGAGATCGTACAGCCCGGCGTGACCGGGCTCTTCCTGACGAACGTGGACGATGGCGCCGCCGCTGTCCGCCGAATCCCGGAACTCGATCGGACGGTTTGCAGGCGCGACGCGGAGCAGCGCTTCAGTCCGGGCGGCTGCGTCGAGCGCTACCTGAAACTCTACGCCGAGTGCGTCGCGAACTGCACGGTACGATGA